A window of the Halalkalicoccus subterraneus genome harbors these coding sequences:
- the ubaA gene encoding SAMP-activating enzyme E1, whose translation MADLSLDPTQLDRYSRHIIMDEIGPEGQAKLLDSRVLVIGAGGLGSPIIQYLAAAGIGTLGIADDDSVERSNLQRQIVHGDADVGEPKVESARRYVERLNPDVTVETHEMRVEPENVEDLISEYDVVVDGSDNFRTRYLVNDACTLSNTPFSHGAIYKFEGQAITFPAGEGKDRGPCYRCLFPEAPPEDEVADCASTGVLGVLPGTLGCIQATEAMKLVLDFGEPLEGRLLAYDAADMSFEEVPVRRNSDCPVCGDDPIDSIESVEYATEGCRVSAD comes from the coding sequence ATGGCGGACCTCTCGCTCGATCCCACCCAACTCGACCGCTACTCCAGACACATCATCATGGACGAAATCGGACCGGAGGGTCAGGCGAAACTGCTCGACTCGCGCGTGCTCGTCATCGGCGCGGGCGGGCTGGGTTCGCCGATCATCCAGTACCTGGCCGCGGCGGGGATCGGTACCCTCGGGATCGCCGACGACGATAGCGTCGAGCGCTCGAACCTCCAGCGCCAGATCGTCCACGGGGACGCCGACGTCGGCGAGCCGAAGGTCGAATCGGCCCGAAGATACGTCGAGCGGCTCAACCCCGACGTCACCGTCGAAACCCACGAGATGCGGGTGGAACCCGAGAACGTCGAGGACCTCATTTCCGAGTACGACGTGGTCGTCGACGGGTCGGACAACTTTCGAACCAGGTATCTCGTCAACGACGCCTGTACCCTCTCGAACACGCCGTTTTCCCACGGCGCGATCTACAAGTTCGAAGGACAGGCGATCACGTTCCCCGCCGGAGAGGGCAAGGATCGGGGACCCTGTTATCGGTGTCTGTTCCCCGAGGCTCCGCCCGAGGACGAGGTGGCCGACTGTGCGAGTACGGGCGTGCTCGGCGTGCTCCCGGGCACCCTCGGCTGCATCCAGGCGACCGAGGCGATGAAGCTCGTCCTCGATTTCGGCGAGCCCCTGGAAGGCCGGCTGCTCGCATACGACGCCGCCGACATGAGCTTCGAGGAGGTCCCCGTAAGGCGGAACTCCGACTGTCCCGTCTGTGGCGACGATCCCATCGACTCCATCGAGAGCGTCGAGTACGCCACGGAGGGCTGTCGTGTGAGCGCGGACTGA
- a CDS encoding endonuclease III domain-containing protein: MADEPAENISGGPGGGSEATFDPSEADSRTEAVIDRLGERYWQKTYGGQDAFECLVRTILSQNTSDKASQPAHESLMERYSDGDLVEALAEAHQDELVETISSAGLYNRKSEVIIAAAEEIREEFGSEAEFDAFVRDGEPEVVRDRLLEIHGVGPKTADCVLLFSGGRGGVFPVDTHVHRIYRRMGIAPPDADHEEVREILEAQVPAEKCGFGHTVSIQFGREYCSARKPACLDGPEACPMYDLCDRVGVDEVSETAVDPAEAD; the protein is encoded by the coding sequence ATGGCAGACGAACCGGCCGAGAACATCAGCGGCGGCCCCGGCGGCGGGAGTGAGGCGACGTTCGATCCGAGCGAAGCCGACAGCCGCACCGAGGCGGTGATCGATAGATTGGGGGAGCGTTACTGGCAGAAAACGTATGGAGGACAGGACGCCTTCGAGTGTCTCGTCCGTACTATCTTGAGCCAGAACACCTCGGACAAGGCGAGCCAGCCGGCCCACGAGTCGTTGATGGAACGGTATTCCGATGGAGATCTAGTCGAGGCCCTTGCCGAAGCTCATCAGGACGAACTCGTCGAGACGATCAGTTCGGCGGGGCTCTACAACCGGAAGTCGGAAGTGATAATCGCGGCGGCCGAGGAGATCCGCGAGGAGTTCGGCTCCGAGGCCGAGTTCGACGCGTTCGTCCGTGACGGTGAACCGGAGGTAGTTCGCGATCGGTTGCTCGAAATACACGGTGTCGGACCCAAAACCGCCGACTGCGTGCTGCTCTTTTCGGGCGGTCGGGGCGGCGTCTTCCCCGTCGATACCCACGTCCATCGGATCTACCGGCGCATGGGGATCGCCCCGCCCGACGCGGACCACGAGGAGGTCCGTGAAATCCTCGAAGCGCAGGTGCCCGCCGAGAAGTGCGGGTTCGGCCACACCGTGAGCATCCAGTTCGGCCGGGAGTACTGCTCGGCGCGCAAACCCGCCTGCCTCGACGGCCCCGAGGCCTGCCCGATGTACGACCTCTGTGACCGGGTCGGAGTCGACGAGGTGAGCGAGACGGCGGTCGACCCCGCCGAGGCCGACTAG
- the proS gene encoding proline--tRNA ligase: MSNDQELGITESKEHSPGEWYAEVVRKAKLADYAPMGGFIVTRPRGYALWEAIQSYLDGRFKETGVQNAYFPLFIPESYLEREKDVVEGFDPEVAWVTQGGHDELEERLAVRPTSESIIAPFLSQWIRSHRDLPMRVNQWCSVVRWEATETKPFFRTKEFLWQEGHTAHRDHDDAWEETMTRLEQYEDVYEDVLAIPVMRGRKPDHDKFPGAETTTTVEALMPDGKSVQGGTSHHLGQSFAEAFDITFVDEDEEETVAHTTSWGLSWRAIGALIMTHSDDQGLVLPPTVAPEQVVVVPIWQEENREQVLEYSEGIADELDDAGFRVELDDRDERNPGFKFNEWELLGTPLRLEIGPHEVEDDEVTAVHRPDGVNTVEGREGIVEAVEEHLDTVYAKLYATAEENLEENVREAESREEILGTIGRFGGYVRAPWCGEEDCETAIKEEIAAEIVMVPMEGEEPEGECAICGESAEETAYFAKSY, encoded by the coding sequence ATGAGCAACGACCAGGAGCTCGGCATCACCGAGTCGAAGGAGCACAGCCCCGGCGAGTGGTACGCCGAGGTCGTCCGGAAGGCGAAACTCGCCGACTACGCACCGATGGGCGGCTTCATCGTCACCCGGCCCCGCGGGTACGCGCTCTGGGAGGCGATCCAGTCCTACCTCGACGGTCGGTTCAAAGAGACGGGCGTACAGAACGCCTACTTTCCCCTCTTCATCCCCGAGAGCTACCTCGAGCGCGAAAAGGACGTCGTCGAGGGGTTCGACCCCGAGGTCGCGTGGGTCACGCAGGGCGGCCACGACGAACTGGAGGAACGACTCGCCGTGCGCCCGACCAGCGAGTCGATCATCGCACCCTTCCTGAGCCAGTGGATCCGCAGCCACCGCGACCTCCCCATGCGAGTCAATCAGTGGTGTTCCGTGGTTCGGTGGGAGGCCACCGAGACCAAACCGTTCTTCCGAACCAAGGAGTTCCTCTGGCAGGAGGGCCACACGGCCCATCGGGACCATGACGACGCCTGGGAGGAGACGATGACCAGACTGGAGCAGTACGAGGACGTCTACGAGGACGTGCTCGCGATCCCGGTGATGCGCGGTCGAAAGCCCGACCACGACAAGTTCCCTGGCGCCGAGACGACCACGACCGTCGAGGCACTGATGCCGGACGGCAAGAGCGTGCAGGGCGGGACGAGCCACCACCTCGGCCAGTCGTTCGCGGAGGCGTTCGACATCACCTTCGTCGACGAGGACGAGGAGGAGACGGTCGCACACACCACCTCGTGGGGCCTTTCATGGAGGGCGATCGGCGCGCTGATCATGACCCATTCGGACGACCAGGGGCTCGTCCTCCCGCCGACGGTCGCCCCCGAACAGGTCGTCGTCGTCCCGATCTGGCAGGAGGAGAACCGCGAACAAGTCTTAGAATACAGCGAAGGGATCGCCGACGAACTCGACGATGCGGGCTTCCGCGTCGAGTTGGACGACCGCGACGAGCGCAACCCGGGCTTCAAGTTCAACGAGTGGGAGCTGCTGGGCACGCCACTTCGCCTCGAAATCGGCCCCCACGAGGTCGAAGACGACGAAGTAACGGCGGTCCACCGCCCCGACGGGGTGAACACAGTCGAAGGGCGCGAGGGGATCGTCGAGGCAGTCGAGGAGCACCTCGACACCGTCTACGCGAAACTGTACGCTACCGCCGAGGAGAACTTGGAGGAGAACGTCCGCGAGGCGGAGAGCCGCGAGGAGATCCTCGGGACGATCGGCCGCTTTGGTGGGTACGTCCGCGCACCGTGGTGCGGCGAGGAGGACTGCGAGACCGCCATCAAAGAGGAGATCGCCGCCGAGATCGTGATGGTCCCGATGGAAGGCGAGGAGCCAGAGGGCGAGTGTGCGATCTGTGGGGAAAGCGCGGAGGAGACGGCCTACTTCGCGAAGTCGTACTGA
- a CDS encoding DUF371 domain-containing protein, which produces MEEVVRARGHENVSAEHASTFEVTTDDWLTPAGDCILAVEADRAPTEFDSEFVEACRDEDAKITVTFEADGHVEEVVGRGHPDLTFENERSMVGRTSEYVDGRTFVVGAGTAAAGFDREFVAALADGADLTVRVRVE; this is translated from the coding sequence ATGGAAGAAGTCGTCCGCGCGAGGGGTCACGAGAACGTCAGTGCCGAGCACGCGAGTACCTTCGAGGTCACGACCGACGACTGGCTGACGCCCGCCGGCGACTGCATCCTCGCGGTCGAAGCCGACCGCGCGCCCACGGAGTTCGACTCCGAGTTCGTCGAGGCCTGCCGGGACGAGGACGCGAAAATCACCGTCACCTTCGAGGCTGACGGTCACGTCGAGGAGGTCGTCGGACGGGGCCATCCCGACCTCACCTTCGAGAACGAGCGAAGCATGGTCGGGCGCACCAGCGAGTACGTCGACGGGCGGACGTTCGTGGTCGGTGCGGGGACGGCGGCGGCGGGGTTCGACCGGGAGTTCGTCGCGGCGCTGGCCGACGGCGCCGACCTGACGGTGCGGGTTCGAGTCGAGTAG
- a CDS encoding DUF4350 domain-containing protein: MDRRTFLATAGAGFGLATGAVSAAPSSDRPPLRLYSPASQLAPDGGRLADDGVVAAWAEPTAYNFAASRTDPTEYGDRIPLVSLDGRVAGIGSMLVADPAKQGGDATYAESNGRALLSLWDTLVVGKRIYWDGSHDQYWSLDAFGSFRERAEKAGYVVEPTTAVDRLTLANADGLVITTPPRAFDSGELDALAAFVEGGGALFLHDQANFRGLDETDNLNAIAERLDLSFRFNADEVNDDESNAGAPFAVLTTVYDSAVFGA; the protein is encoded by the coding sequence ATGGACAGACGAACGTTCCTCGCCACCGCCGGTGCGGGCTTCGGGCTCGCGACCGGTGCTGTCAGTGCCGCCCCCTCCTCCGATCGTCCACCGCTCAGGCTCTACTCGCCGGCCAGCCAGCTCGCCCCCGACGGGGGGCGGCTCGCGGATGACGGCGTCGTCGCCGCGTGGGCCGAACCGACCGCGTACAACTTCGCCGCCAGCCGGACTGACCCGACCGAGTACGGCGATCGGATCCCGTTGGTTTCCCTGGACGGACGTGTAGCCGGGATCGGTTCGATGCTGGTCGCCGACCCGGCAAAACAGGGCGGGGACGCGACCTACGCCGAGTCGAACGGGCGAGCGCTGCTCTCGCTGTGGGACACGCTGGTCGTGGGCAAACGGATCTACTGGGACGGCTCCCACGACCAGTACTGGTCGCTCGACGCCTTCGGATCGTTCCGCGAACGTGCCGAGAAAGCGGGGTACGTGGTCGAACCGACGACCGCCGTCGATCGACTGACCCTCGCGAACGCGGACGGGCTCGTGATCACGACGCCGCCACGGGCGTTTGACTCCGGGGAACTCGACGCGCTCGCGGCGTTCGTCGAGGGCGGCGGCGCGCTCTTCCTGCACGATCAGGCGAACTTCCGTGGGCTCGACGAGACCGACAACCTGAACGCGATCGCCGAACGCCTCGATCTCTCCTTTCGGTTCAACGCCGACGAGGTCAACGACGACGAATCGAACGCCGGTGCGCCATTCGCGGTGTTGACGACGGTGTACGACTCCGCCGTGTTCGGGGCCTGA
- a CDS encoding DUF7332 family protein produces the protein MNVPPLVWVVTAIVVSASLIGVAGASMVSEPADRCFPDSGYEFSVGNETRVDLTLHLSLLTNLGDPGGLGVELLGSTTDTDIVSLRTGVLFDGVESAGGFLSNPFESFSVVFEYALQLPMLGEDVRYESDDAPVSGPIGTAGC, from the coding sequence ATGAACGTCCCACCCCTCGTGTGGGTGGTTACCGCCATCGTCGTTTCCGCATCGCTCATTGGGGTCGCGGGCGCATCAATGGTGAGCGAACCGGCCGATCGGTGCTTTCCCGATTCCGGCTACGAGTTCTCTGTCGGCAACGAGACGCGGGTCGATCTGACGCTTCACCTCTCCTTGCTTACGAACCTCGGTGATCCTGGTGGGTTGGGCGTCGAACTCCTCGGCTCAACGACCGATACGGATATCGTTTCGCTGCGAACCGGCGTGCTCTTCGACGGAGTCGAGAGCGCGGGCGGGTTCCTCTCCAACCCCTTCGAGTCGTTCTCGGTCGTCTTCGAGTACGCGCTACAGCTCCCAATGCTCGGTGAGGACGTTCGGTACGAAAGCGATGACGCGCCCGTGTCGGGTCCCATCGGGACGGCCGGCTGTTGA
- a CDS encoding beta-CASP ribonuclease aCPSF1, protein MSTVDQKLDDALETIRNEIPADISVSDVTYEGPELVVYTREPKKFAQQGDLVRQLASKLRKRITVRPDPDVLAPPEKARERIRSVIPDDAGVTDLDFHADTGEVVIEAQKPGMVIGRHGSTLREITKEVGWTPEVVRTPPIESPTVSNVRNFLKQERDDRRDILERVGRQIHREQLSDEQWVRITTLGCCREVGRASFILSTADTRILIDCGDKPGAEGEVPYLQVPEALGSGANSIDAVVLTHAHLDHSALLPLLFKYGYDGPIYTTEPTRDLMGLLQLDYLDVAAKEGRTPPYASEMVRETIKHTIPIEYGDVTDIAPDVKLTMHNAGHILGSSVCHFHIGNGMYNVAFSGDIHYDETRLLNGAVNDFPRVETLVLESTYGGRNDYQTDQSDSEKNLVETINEAYDRGGKIVIPAFAVGRSQEIMLVLEEAMRKDKIPEMPIHLDGMIWEATAIHTTYPEYLNDDVRDRIFHDDQNPFLADYFNHIDRGEDERQEVADGEPCIILSTSGMVTGGPIMSWLEHLGPDPDNTMVFVGYQAQGTMGRRIQSGRDEIAMGNSRGPADRLKLNLEVETVDGFSGHADRQGLENFVKTMNPRPEKVLCVHGDERSVQDLSSALYHNYNMRTFSPKNLETFRFK, encoded by the coding sequence ATGAGCACGGTAGATCAGAAACTCGACGACGCACTCGAAACGATCAGAAACGAAATCCCGGCCGACATCTCCGTCTCCGACGTCACCTACGAGGGGCCGGAGCTCGTCGTCTACACGCGCGAGCCAAAGAAGTTCGCCCAGCAGGGCGATCTGGTTCGCCAACTCGCGAGCAAGCTTCGCAAACGCATCACCGTCCGCCCGGATCCGGACGTGCTCGCGCCGCCCGAGAAGGCCCGCGAGCGCATCCGATCGGTCATCCCCGACGACGCCGGTGTCACGGACCTCGACTTCCACGCCGACACCGGCGAGGTCGTCATCGAGGCCCAGAAACCGGGCATGGTGATCGGCCGCCACGGCTCGACGCTCCGGGAGATCACCAAGGAGGTGGGCTGGACGCCCGAGGTCGTCCGCACGCCACCCATCGAGTCCCCGACGGTTTCGAACGTCCGGAACTTCCTCAAACAGGAGCGCGACGATCGGCGCGACATCTTAGAGCGGGTCGGCCGCCAGATCCACCGCGAGCAACTCTCCGACGAGCAGTGGGTCCGGATCACGACCCTCGGGTGCTGTCGCGAGGTCGGACGGGCCTCCTTCATCCTCTCGACGGCCGACACCCGGATCCTGATCGACTGTGGTGACAAACCCGGCGCGGAGGGCGAGGTCCCCTATCTGCAGGTGCCCGAAGCGCTCGGATCGGGAGCGAACTCCATCGACGCGGTCGTGCTGACCCACGCCCACCTCGACCACTCGGCGCTGCTCCCCCTCCTCTTCAAGTACGGCTACGACGGTCCGATCTATACCACTGAACCGACACGGGACCTGATGGGGCTGCTCCAACTGGACTATCTGGACGTCGCCGCAAAGGAGGGCCGCACGCCGCCGTATGCCTCGGAGATGGTTCGAGAGACGATCAAACACACCATCCCGATCGAGTACGGCGACGTCACCGACATCGCGCCCGACGTCAAGCTCACGATGCACAACGCGGGCCACATCCTCGGGAGTTCCGTCTGTCACTTCCACATCGGTAACGGGATGTACAACGTCGCGTTCTCGGGCGACATCCACTACGACGAGACGCGCCTGCTCAACGGTGCGGTCAACGACTTCCCGCGCGTCGAGACGCTCGTGCTCGAATCGACCTACGGGGGACGTAACGACTACCAGACCGACCAGAGCGACTCGGAGAAGAACCTCGTCGAGACGATCAACGAGGCCTACGACCGGGGCGGAAAGATCGTCATCCCCGCCTTCGCCGTCGGGCGCTCCCAGGAGATCATGCTCGTCCTTGAGGAGGCGATGCGAAAGGACAAGATCCCCGAGATGCCGATCCACCTCGACGGGATGATCTGGGAGGCGACGGCGATCCACACCACCTACCCCGAGTACCTGAACGACGACGTCCGGGACCGGATCTTCCACGACGACCAGAACCCCTTCCTCGCGGACTACTTCAACCACATCGACCGCGGCGAGGACGAGCGCCAGGAGGTCGCCGACGGCGAGCCCTGTATCATCCTTTCGACCTCCGGGATGGTCACCGGCGGGCCGATCATGTCCTGGCTCGAACACCTCGGACCGGACCCGGACAACACGATGGTGTTCGTGGGCTACCAGGCCCAGGGCACGATGGGCCGGCGGATCCAGAGCGGCCGCGACGAGATCGCGATGGGCAACAGCCGCGGCCCCGCCGACCGGCTCAAGCTGAACCTCGAAGTCGAGACCGTCGATGGCTTCTCGGGTCACGCCGACCGCCAGGGCCTCGAGAACTTCGTCAAGACGATGAACCCCCGCCCGGAGAAGGTGCTCTGTGTCCACGGCGATGAGCGCTCGGTCCAGGACCTCTCCTCGGCGCTGTACCACAACTACAACATGCGGACGTTCTCCCCGAAGAACTTGGAAACGTTCCGCTTCAAGTGA
- a CDS encoding alpha/beta hydrolase, translating into MASTRGLARATAVTLAMVLVAAALVGLVYAETPYGPDEDPADLAPGVSVTETETGYLLSDGPLTDDTVGLVFYPGARVAPESYLPHLAPLVAERNAVVIVPEMPLNFAVFDIDAADEVMASQPDIERWYVGGHSLGGAMACEYADGERVEGLVLFGSYCASDLSESETRGLSVLGTADGVIDAERERDSRANLPPGTEIVTIEGMNHAQFGPYGPQRGDSDSEIPDEVARERLSTVLVEWFEPVTEPR; encoded by the coding sequence ATGGCTTCGACCCGCGGGCTCGCTCGCGCCACGGCCGTCACCCTTGCGATGGTGCTGGTCGCCGCGGCGCTCGTCGGCCTCGTCTACGCCGAGACGCCCTACGGGCCCGACGAGGATCCCGCAGACCTCGCACCCGGCGTCTCAGTCACCGAAACCGAGACGGGCTATCTCCTCTCCGATGGTCCTCTCACCGACGATACCGTTGGATTAGTCTTCTACCCCGGCGCTCGGGTCGCCCCCGAGAGCTACCTCCCGCACCTCGCGCCGCTCGTCGCCGAACGAAACGCTGTCGTGATCGTCCCGGAGATGCCGCTCAACTTCGCGGTCTTCGATATCGACGCCGCCGACGAGGTGATGGCTTCTCAACCCGACATCGAGCGATGGTACGTCGGCGGGCACTCGCTGGGCGGCGCGATGGCCTGCGAGTACGCCGACGGCGAGCGGGTCGAGGGGCTCGTCCTCTTCGGCTCCTACTGCGCGAGCGATCTGAGCGAGTCGGAGACTCGGGGCCTGAGCGTTCTTGGGACCGCGGACGGCGTGATCGACGCCGAGCGCGAACGCGACTCGCGTGCGAACCTCCCGCCCGGTACGGAGATCGTCACGATCGAGGGGATGAACCACGCCCAGTTCGGACCGTACGGTCCCCAGCGAGGCGATAGTGATTCCGAAATCCCCGACGAAGTGGCCCGCGAACGGCTCTCAACGGTTCTAGTCGAGTGGTTCGAGCCCGTAACGGAGCCGCGCTAG
- a CDS encoding lipoate--protein ligase family protein, which produces MERTEREWRLVREESQEGTINMALDEVAAATAAAGGPRTLRVYRWEPSTLSLGYHQDPATVDWTFCDREGITVTRRPTGGGGIYHDSWGDISYSIVAPAAELPGNLMETYELLCEPILDAFERLGVEAGFAEESQPEIHQPACYLRELHPAHDVVAGGKKLSGNAQYRRKDAIIQHGSISFESLPERHLSAFANPETTPEEFEARVTSLRQQGVDGRERAVEALEESLRAWAGAEEGTWSDAELAAARERADGKFASEAWNRDGDDPLD; this is translated from the coding sequence ATGGAGCGAACGGAGCGGGAGTGGCGGCTCGTCCGCGAGGAGTCCCAGGAGGGGACGATCAACATGGCGCTCGACGAGGTCGCGGCCGCCACGGCCGCCGCAGGCGGCCCGAGAACCCTGCGGGTGTATCGCTGGGAACCGAGTACGCTCTCGCTTGGCTACCATCAGGATCCCGCGACCGTGGACTGGACCTTCTGCGACCGGGAGGGAATCACCGTCACGCGGCGGCCGACCGGCGGCGGGGGGATCTACCACGACTCGTGGGGGGACATCTCCTACTCGATCGTCGCGCCCGCGGCGGAGTTGCCCGGGAACCTAATGGAGACGTACGAACTGCTCTGCGAGCCGATCCTCGACGCCTTCGAGCGACTGGGCGTCGAGGCGGGGTTCGCCGAGGAATCTCAGCCGGAGATCCACCAGCCGGCCTGCTACCTGCGGGAACTGCATCCGGCCCACGACGTGGTCGCGGGCGGGAAGAAGCTGAGCGGGAACGCCCAGTACAGGCGGAAGGACGCGATCATTCAGCACGGTTCGATCTCCTTCGAGTCGCTGCCCGAGCGCCATCTCTCGGCCTTCGCGAACCCCGAAACGACCCCCGAGGAGTTCGAAGCGCGTGTGACGAGCCTTCGACAGCAGGGGGTCGACGGTCGCGAGCGGGCCGTCGAGGCGCTCGAGGAGTCCCTGAGAGCGTGGGCCGGCGCCGAGGAGGGGACGTGGAGCGACGCCGAACTGGCGGCCGCCCGCGAGCGTGCCGACGGGAAGTTCGCGAGCGAGGCCTGGAACCGGGACGGCGACGATCCGCTCGACTGA
- a CDS encoding asparagine synthetase B family protein, with protein MVGVWGVAGDLEKEVAARIEPLLWDGSETIETTAADRLQIVTATHDRSPDSVRTDGHDTVWTVGEVHGYEGDTYENRYGFRCSASEYAADLYRTHGLEFAAGMNATASVFIHQRDRNRLVVATDRLGSHPVYYAELDDGVVFSTSIQAVLAHPAVDPALDTEGLYSYFAFNRVPGVDTPFEAISTLPPGAIATIDLDSGSLGIDCYWRLEYDPIDRSFSYFVDRFVELLQRVFEERAADDRRYGILLSGGSDSRLLLAAGDIPVAYHLADWMSREARTAERVAFLGDADFRLLRRPDDHIERMLERVPSRMNFNGRFDQAHLNGFDGRIRAECDVLVTGLYGDSFFKGGLVPSFDLDLGSVGSVSVPVERRIDSVEDALDALGGSLPPFLETPPELDSVLRSRLSERPDGSVTFHGIEYSSPSDLALFESYYPLSNDSDYHYFGLSQMAPQWAPFLDNRFIDLARSMPARYHIRRDVITAALRALSPALSAVPHSETGVRPTSPFPIDHLTKYGSLFWRKHVADERLPQTYYSRGPWRDRRAVLRERGFGREVLARNDDLLRDLPFLDREAAYRCHDAHMAGEDHTAALYTLLTVLEMPVFDAVAGP; from the coding sequence ATGGTCGGCGTTTGGGGCGTAGCGGGGGACCTCGAAAAGGAGGTCGCGGCGCGGATCGAGCCGCTGCTGTGGGACGGGAGCGAAACGATCGAAACGACCGCCGCCGACCGGCTCCAGATCGTCACGGCGACTCACGATCGGTCGCCCGATTCGGTTCGAACCGACGGCCACGATACCGTCTGGACGGTCGGCGAGGTCCACGGCTACGAGGGGGATACCTACGAGAACCGGTACGGGTTCCGCTGCAGCGCATCGGAGTACGCCGCCGACCTGTACCGCACCCACGGCCTCGAGTTCGCCGCTGGGATGAACGCTACCGCGAGCGTGTTCATCCATCAGCGCGACCGAAACCGGCTCGTCGTCGCTACCGACCGATTGGGGTCGCATCCGGTCTACTACGCCGAGCTCGACGACGGGGTCGTCTTCTCGACCAGCATCCAGGCCGTTCTCGCTCACCCGGCCGTCGACCCGGCCCTCGACACCGAGGGACTGTATTCGTATTTCGCTTTCAACCGCGTTCCCGGTGTGGATACCCCGTTCGAGGCTATCTCGACGCTTCCACCGGGGGCGATCGCGACGATCGATCTCGATTCCGGCTCGCTCGGTATCGACTGCTACTGGCGCCTCGAATACGATCCGATCGACCGGTCGTTTTCGTACTTCGTCGACCGGTTCGTCGAGCTTCTCCAGCGGGTGTTCGAGGAGCGAGCGGCCGACGACCGGCGCTACGGCATCCTCCTCTCGGGCGGAAGCGACTCGCGGCTCCTCCTCGCGGCGGGCGACATCCCCGTTGCCTATCATCTGGCCGACTGGATGAGCCGCGAGGCCCGCACCGCGGAACGCGTCGCCTTCCTCGGTGACGCCGATTTTCGGCTACTCAGACGGCCCGACGACCACATCGAGCGCATGCTCGAACGGGTCCCCTCGCGGATGAACTTCAACGGTCGGTTCGACCAAGCGCATCTGAACGGGTTCGACGGGCGAATCCGCGCGGAGTGTGACGTCCTCGTCACCGGGCTGTACGGCGATTCGTTCTTCAAAGGCGGGCTCGTCCCGTCGTTCGATCTCGATCTGGGCTCGGTCGGATCGGTCTCGGTACCGGTCGAACGCCGGATCGACTCCGTCGAGGACGCCCTCGACGCGCTCGGCGGATCGCTCCCGCCGTTTCTCGAGACGCCGCCGGAGTTGGATTCGGTCCTGCGCTCGCGGCTCTCGGAACGCCCCGACGGATCGGTGACGTTCCACGGGATCGAGTACTCCTCGCCCTCCGACCTCGCGCTCTTCGAGTCGTACTATCCGCTGTCGAACGACAGCGATTATCACTACTTCGGACTCTCCCAGATGGCCCCCCAGTGGGCCCCGTTTCTCGACAACCGGTTCATCGATCTGGCCCGCTCGATGCCCGCGCGCTACCACATCCGCCGGGACGTCATCACCGCCGCCCTCCGCGCGCTCTCGCCTGCGCTCTCGGCGGTTCCCCACTCCGAAACCGGGGTCCGCCCGACGAGCCCGTTTCCCATCGACCACCTCACCAAGTACGGGTCGCTCTTCTGGCGAAAGCACGTCGCCGACGAGCGCCTCCCCCAGACGTACTACTCGCGGGGACCGTGGCGCGACCGCAGGGCGGTACTCCGCGAGCGCGGCTTCGGTCGCGAGGTCCTCGCCCGAAACGACGACCTCCTCCGCGACCTCCCGTTTCTCGACCGGGAGGCCGCCTACCGGTGTCACGACGCTCACATGGCCGGCGAGGATCACACTGCCGCGCTCTACACCCTCCTTACCGTCCTCGAAATGCCGGTCTTCGATGCGGTCGCCGGGCCGTGA
- a CDS encoding disulfide bond formation protein B, translated as MRRLGSRKWLALGTLLAAVATAGSLYFSEVLGLTPCDLCWYQRIFMYPLVPVLGIAAFEDRPTVSATALALAIPGGTVAAYHSTIQRVGSGACTVGGGCTSIQYELLGLSIPNMALLAFLLVGVATFAASRSA; from the coding sequence ATGCGCCGGCTTGGCTCGCGGAAGTGGCTCGCCCTCGGAACTCTCCTCGCGGCGGTCGCCACGGCGGGGAGCCTCTACTTCAGCGAGGTGCTCGGCCTGACGCCGTGCGACCTCTGCTGGTACCAGCGAATCTTCATGTACCCGCTAGTGCCGGTTCTGGGGATCGCGGCGTTCGAGGACCGACCCACCGTCTCCGCCACCGCGCTCGCGCTCGCGATTCCCGGTGGGACGGTCGCGGCCTACCACTCGACCATCCAGCGGGTCGGAAGCGGGGCCTGCACGGTCGGCGGGGGCTGTACGTCGATCCAGTACGAACTGCTCGGGCTCTCGATCCCCAACATGGCGCTTCTCGCCTTTCTCCTCGTCGGAGTGGCGACGTTCGCCGCGAGCCGGTCGGCCTGA